One genomic segment of Amycolatopsis sp. Hca4 includes these proteins:
- a CDS encoding SMP-30/gluconolactonase/LRE family protein, with translation MKAHFGRIAVAVLCLAGVAIAAPAAEAGTGAITGIGGKCLDVPAGTNGTRVQLWSCTGGTAQQWTVRSDGTITAASGTCLDVAGGSRADGAAVQVYDCNGTGAQQWRPQNSTLVNTASGKCLDATGVSSADGTQLQQWTCTGGTNQRWTLPGGTTVPANGFCPDGPFGPPLPSEHLTAANIRDGYNFLEGPTWDKATQSLLLTNMHDGTGEDNVEPSDILRYTPATGTFTTVIPDAGSNGLALSRDGKSVLAATHDQRTVSAYDLATGQRTTVAAGYQGRRFNSPNDLTQGPDGTVYFTDPDFQRADRPDEMGGKTSVFRVRDGVVSLIDDTIREPNGIELSPDGTTLYVGGNATGRIYRYPVNADGSTGPRADFASLGGTDGGTVDCAGNVYQVTYGDGNVHVYSPSGQSLGTISAGPNATNAAFGGPDGKTLYITSGTPSGGGDSGDFALYSIQLNVPGWPY, from the coding sequence GTGAAGGCCCACTTCGGACGGATCGCCGTAGCGGTCCTCTGCCTGGCCGGGGTGGCGATCGCCGCCCCGGCCGCGGAGGCGGGCACTGGTGCGATCACCGGCATCGGCGGCAAGTGCCTCGACGTCCCGGCCGGCACCAACGGCACGCGGGTGCAGCTGTGGTCGTGCACCGGCGGCACGGCACAGCAGTGGACCGTCCGCTCCGACGGCACGATCACCGCGGCGTCCGGCACGTGCCTCGACGTGGCCGGGGGTTCCCGCGCCGACGGCGCGGCGGTCCAGGTCTACGACTGCAACGGCACCGGCGCCCAGCAATGGCGGCCCCAGAACAGCACCCTCGTCAACACCGCCTCCGGCAAGTGCCTCGACGCCACCGGCGTGTCCTCGGCGGACGGCACGCAGCTGCAGCAGTGGACCTGCACCGGCGGGACGAACCAGCGGTGGACGCTGCCGGGCGGCACGACCGTCCCCGCGAACGGTTTCTGCCCGGACGGCCCCTTCGGGCCACCGCTGCCATCGGAACACCTCACCGCGGCCAACATCCGGGACGGCTACAACTTCCTGGAGGGACCGACCTGGGACAAGGCAACGCAGAGCCTGCTGCTGACGAATATGCACGACGGAACAGGCGAGGACAACGTCGAGCCTTCGGACATCCTGCGCTACACTCCCGCGACCGGAACGTTCACCACGGTGATCCCGGACGCGGGAAGCAACGGGCTCGCGCTGAGCCGCGACGGCAAGTCCGTCCTCGCGGCCACCCATGACCAGCGCACCGTCTCGGCGTACGACCTGGCGACCGGGCAGCGGACCACGGTCGCGGCCGGCTACCAGGGCCGTCGGTTCAACTCGCCGAACGACCTCACCCAGGGCCCGGACGGCACCGTCTACTTCACCGACCCCGACTTCCAGCGCGCCGACCGCCCGGACGAGATGGGCGGCAAGACAAGCGTCTTCCGGGTGCGCGACGGCGTCGTCTCGCTGATCGACGACACGATCCGCGAGCCGAACGGGATCGAGCTGTCTCCGGACGGGACAACGCTGTACGTGGGCGGGAACGCCACCGGCAGGATCTACCGGTACCCGGTGAACGCCGACGGCAGTACCGGCCCTCGCGCCGACTTCGCGTCACTGGGGGGCACCGACGGCGGCACGGTCGACTGCGCGGGCAACGTCTACCAGGTGACCTACGGCGACGGGAACGTTCACGTCTACTCCCCATCCGGACAGTCGCTCGGGACGATCTCCGCCGGGCCGAACGCCACCAACGCCGCCTTCGGCGGCCCGGACGGGAAGACGCTGTACATCACCTCCGGCACACCGTCCGGCGGTGGCGACAGCGGAGACTTCGCGCTCTACAGCATCCAGCTGAACGTACCGGGCTGGCCCTATTGA
- a CDS encoding DUF998 domain-containing protein: protein MSVVSSPTSSTPETVHGPDLGLSWPWRVGLSLTAVGALVLIAMDVFPPTTPWNPLRDTMSQAQWGAGKWVFRLAVAGVALGSAAALTATAFGHGCRLGWAVAVPAGIWLAGLAVVTATVPHVPGTPHRVAGSVHEAATVIAFAALPVALILLGRQLTRSSPRRGRLAQASVIAAYSVLGVMLGW from the coding sequence ATGTCCGTCGTGAGCTCGCCGACTTCATCCACGCCGGAAACGGTGCACGGGCCTGACCTCGGGCTGTCGTGGCCCTGGCGTGTCGGATTGTCGCTGACCGCCGTGGGTGCGCTGGTCCTGATCGCGATGGACGTCTTTCCACCCACGACGCCGTGGAACCCGCTGCGCGACACCATGAGTCAAGCGCAGTGGGGCGCGGGGAAGTGGGTGTTCCGGCTGGCCGTCGCCGGGGTCGCGCTGGGATCAGCGGCCGCGCTGACGGCGACGGCGTTCGGACACGGTTGCCGCCTCGGGTGGGCCGTCGCCGTGCCGGCCGGGATCTGGCTCGCCGGGCTGGCGGTGGTCACCGCGACGGTGCCGCACGTCCCCGGGACACCGCACCGCGTGGCCGGATCCGTGCACGAAGCCGCGACAGTCATCGCTTTCGCGGCACTACCGGTCGCACTCATACTACTCGGCCGGCAGCTCACGAGGTCGTCGCCGAGGCGCGGGCGGCTCGCCCAGGCGTCGGTGATCGCCGCTTACTCGGTCTTGGGGGTGATGCTGGGGTGGTGA
- a CDS encoding alpha/beta fold hydrolase, producing the protein MATTKPTIVLSHGAFAESGGWGPVVERLQAAGHRVVAAANPLRSVAYDAAQLRALVDTIDGPVVLVGHSYGGMVISKAATGAENVTALVYIAAFAPEAGESAADLSGQFPGSTLAETLRPVPLPDGNQDMYVAQELYRRQFAADVPEETTRVMAATQRPITAAALNEAAEGPQAWAGIPSYFLIAEADKNIPAAAHHFMAERAKGEVVSIEGASHAVFASHPAEVADLVLRAAGA; encoded by the coding sequence ATGGCCACCACCAAGCCGACCATCGTCCTTTCGCACGGCGCGTTCGCCGAGTCCGGCGGCTGGGGCCCCGTCGTCGAGCGCCTGCAGGCCGCGGGGCACCGCGTCGTCGCGGCGGCCAACCCGCTGCGCTCGGTCGCCTACGACGCCGCCCAGCTGCGCGCCCTGGTCGATACCATCGACGGCCCGGTCGTCCTGGTCGGCCACTCCTACGGCGGGATGGTCATCAGCAAGGCCGCCACGGGCGCCGAGAACGTCACGGCCCTGGTCTACATCGCGGCCTTCGCCCCGGAAGCCGGCGAGAGCGCCGCGGACCTGTCCGGCCAGTTCCCCGGCAGCACCCTCGCCGAGACCCTCCGGCCCGTCCCGCTGCCCGACGGCAACCAGGACATGTACGTCGCCCAGGAACTCTACCGCCGGCAGTTCGCGGCCGACGTGCCCGAGGAGACGACCCGGGTGATGGCCGCCACCCAGCGGCCGATCACCGCCGCGGCGCTCAACGAGGCCGCCGAAGGCCCGCAGGCCTGGGCCGGCATCCCGAGCTACTTCCTGATCGCCGAGGCGGACAAGAACATCCCGGCCGCCGCTCACCACTTCATGGCCGAGCGGGCCAAGGGCGAGGTCGTCAGCATCGAGGGCGCCTCCCACGCCGTGTTCGCCTCGCACCCGGCCGAGGTCGCCGATCTCGTCCTGCGCGCGGCCGGCGCCTGA
- a CDS encoding NADPH:quinone reductase, with the protein MRAALYTRTGKAGDVLRVLDLARPDPGHGEVRVQISLSGINPSDVKRRDGQTPSRIDGFQVPHMDGVGRIDAVGPGVPAERVGQRVWLWMAALSSSWGTAAEFCVVPQEQAVPLPDHVPDELGASLGVPALTAHQCLFPDGPLQGTDVLVAGGAGAVGHFAVELAKWAGARVATTVSGPAKAELASQAGADLVVDYRSQDAVAEIRAFSDGIDRVVEVAPAANWELNRAVCATGARIVAYSVDRPTLELPLLPSLTSLVTIRFLLIYRAPRNAVVQAAQEVTAAAARGALTSLPIHSYSLSRIAEAHQAVEAGVTGKVVIDLRK; encoded by the coding sequence ATGCGTGCCGCTCTCTACACCCGGACCGGCAAGGCCGGCGACGTCCTCCGGGTCCTCGATCTCGCTCGGCCCGATCCCGGACACGGCGAGGTGCGCGTGCAGATCTCCTTGTCCGGGATCAACCCCAGCGACGTCAAGCGACGTGACGGGCAGACACCGAGCCGGATCGACGGGTTCCAGGTGCCGCACATGGACGGAGTGGGGCGGATCGACGCCGTCGGTCCCGGGGTGCCGGCCGAGCGGGTGGGGCAGCGGGTGTGGCTGTGGATGGCAGCGTTGTCCTCTTCGTGGGGCACGGCGGCCGAATTCTGCGTCGTCCCGCAGGAACAGGCGGTCCCGCTTCCGGACCATGTGCCCGACGAGCTGGGCGCGTCGCTCGGGGTCCCCGCGCTGACTGCGCACCAGTGCCTGTTCCCGGACGGGCCGCTCCAGGGCACCGACGTACTCGTGGCCGGCGGCGCAGGAGCGGTGGGCCATTTCGCGGTCGAACTCGCCAAGTGGGCCGGGGCCCGCGTGGCGACCACGGTGAGCGGCCCCGCGAAAGCCGAACTCGCTTCGCAAGCCGGCGCTGACCTCGTCGTCGACTACCGCAGCCAGGACGCGGTCGCCGAAATCCGTGCCTTCAGTGACGGTATCGATCGGGTCGTGGAGGTGGCACCCGCCGCGAACTGGGAGCTCAACAGGGCCGTGTGCGCGACCGGCGCGCGCATCGTCGCGTACTCGGTGGACCGCCCCACCCTCGAACTACCGCTGCTGCCGAGCCTGACTTCCCTCGTCACGATCCGCTTCCTGCTGATCTACCGCGCCCCCCGCAACGCGGTCGTTCAAGCCGCGCAGGAGGTCACGGCCGCGGCAGCGCGCGGCGCCCTGACCTCACTGCCGATCCACTCCTACAGCCTCTCGCGAATCGCCGAGGCCCACCAGGCCGTCGAGGCCGGGGTAACCGGGAAAGTCGTCATCGACCTCCGGAAATGA
- a CDS encoding radical SAM protein — translation MPARKKIMVVCASLHSDRVAQRNRHWLQPSAGLQVASQIDPSKYDVTLYHEMWHGPLGVDVPPADLVFLNSLQMDFDRQRQLAYLFKRKGAVTVAGGSICTQFPAFAGEFFDVVCSGGVDSVRDVLADFERGELRPVYYSPQTRLTDYPINYRLLTDNGIGGPLHLIEASRGCNFRCDFCVIPAENARHTRFGVDRVLEMIDNAIAASPPMSLKRLYPSISFIDNNFANNRAYARDLVTALGAHRRVRAWGALITQETLGDHELIAAMAKNKCRTLFAGIESLDPEFLDAHNKRQNTRSAGSLLADVAFAQRQGIALTYGYLFDPRMSSVERMTEQMRALVRDDALPFPSYFSFVAPLAGTPLFWDSLGRNELRPGLRLRDLDGMSIAYRDCVSSETELSEFARKVHKDPAALIGRRELARKARKGVLKSHGYQPIATLASMVNSHRVLRLSRRSAEDPGRSYLGGDDVLDPQYTWLPADLSEPDRRRFFDPIRITEADGSPAPWLQDARPPDRKLPLPSA, via the coding sequence ATGCCGGCCCGGAAGAAGATCATGGTCGTGTGTGCGAGCCTGCACAGTGATCGCGTCGCACAGCGCAACCGGCATTGGCTGCAGCCGTCGGCGGGTTTGCAGGTCGCCTCGCAGATCGACCCGAGCAAGTATGACGTCACGCTGTACCACGAGATGTGGCACGGCCCGCTCGGGGTGGACGTGCCGCCCGCTGATCTGGTCTTCCTGAACAGCCTGCAAATGGACTTCGATCGCCAGCGGCAACTTGCTTACCTGTTCAAGCGCAAGGGCGCCGTCACGGTCGCAGGGGGCAGCATCTGCACCCAGTTCCCGGCGTTCGCCGGCGAGTTCTTCGACGTCGTGTGCTCGGGCGGTGTCGACAGCGTGCGCGATGTGCTCGCCGACTTCGAGCGCGGTGAGCTGCGGCCCGTGTATTACTCGCCGCAGACCCGGCTCACCGACTACCCGATCAACTACCGGCTGCTCACCGACAACGGCATCGGTGGCCCGCTGCACTTGATCGAGGCCTCCCGCGGCTGCAACTTCCGCTGCGACTTCTGCGTGATCCCCGCGGAGAACGCACGCCACACCCGCTTCGGGGTGGACCGGGTGCTGGAGATGATCGACAACGCCATCGCGGCCAGCCCGCCGATGTCGCTCAAGCGGCTGTACCCGTCGATCTCGTTCATCGACAACAACTTCGCCAACAACCGCGCTTACGCCCGTGACCTGGTCACCGCGCTCGGTGCACATCGCCGGGTCCGGGCGTGGGGTGCCCTGATCACCCAGGAGACACTCGGGGACCACGAACTGATCGCCGCCATGGCGAAGAACAAGTGCCGGACTCTGTTCGCCGGCATCGAATCGCTCGACCCGGAGTTCCTGGACGCGCACAACAAGCGGCAGAACACCCGCAGCGCCGGTTCACTGCTCGCGGACGTCGCGTTCGCGCAACGGCAGGGAATCGCGCTGACCTACGGCTATCTCTTCGACCCCCGGATGTCCTCGGTCGAGCGCATGACCGAGCAGATGCGCGCGCTCGTCCGCGACGACGCGTTGCCGTTCCCGTCGTACTTTTCCTTCGTCGCGCCGCTGGCCGGCACGCCTCTCTTCTGGGACAGCCTCGGCCGCAACGAGCTGCGGCCGGGTCTTCGGCTGCGCGACCTGGACGGCATGTCGATCGCCTACCGCGACTGCGTCAGCTCCGAAACCGAGCTCTCGGAGTTCGCGCGGAAGGTCCACAAAGATCCCGCCGCGCTCATCGGCCGCCGGGAACTCGCGCGCAAAGCCCGCAAGGGTGTGCTGAAGTCCCACGGATACCAGCCGATCGCGACCCTGGCGTCGATGGTCAACAGCCACCGGGTCCTGCGCCTGTCCCGCAGGTCGGCCGAGGACCCCGGACGCAGCTATCTCGGCGGCGACGACGTCCTCGACCCGCAGTACACCTGGCTCCCGGCCGATCTGTCCGAACCGGACCGCCGCCGCTTCTTCGACCCGATCCGGATCACCGAAGCCGACGGCAGCCCGGCTCCCTGGCTTCAGGACGCCCGGCCGCCGGACCGGAAACTGCCTCTGCCCTCCGCCTGA
- a CDS encoding ricin-type beta-trefoil lectin domain protein, giving the protein MSSTTQWRKVAAATAVVGATTAGSLLALPVGTAQAATTTANVWLTTADRSNLLRQQGSVTFGGGGSGPVITVNPNTTYQSMVGFGASFTDAAAWNVYNSPRRDEIMNALFNPGTGVGLSFLRQPIGATDFSRSFYTYDDGAADPSLSRFSVAHDNAYILPLVKQAKALNPRLSIMATPWSAPAWMKNNNNLIGGNLNDSQIGTYADYLVKFTQAYGAAGAPIDYLSVQNEPKFSPPGYPGMPMSASQQVNVINTLAPKLRAAGQNAKILGYDHNWDDVDYPQQVNNGAGNNVAGSAWHCYGGDTPNWQSVVHNAQPNKDIFFTECSGTSSGDDASTFRDTLRWHGTNLAIGATRNWAKSVALWNLALDNNHGPVIGSCTNCTGVVTTNGSNVTYNAEYYVLGHLSKFVQPGAARIDSTGYGDGGIQNVAFRNPDGTIALVAFNSGGTQNFQVSYGGQSFGYSLPGGSMATFTWPGTGGTTPPPTGRTGAVSALGKCLDVTDGSTVNGNRPQLWDCTSGPNQQWTLASDGTVRGLGKCLDVTGSGTADGTAVQLWDCFGGPNQKWSTGANGALVNAGTGKCLDVTGGGITNGTKVQIWTCTGGPNQRWTVPA; this is encoded by the coding sequence ATGTCTTCGACAACACAGTGGCGGAAGGTGGCCGCCGCGACGGCCGTCGTGGGTGCGACAACGGCAGGCTCCCTGCTCGCGCTTCCGGTCGGCACCGCGCAGGCCGCGACCACCACCGCCAACGTCTGGCTCACCACCGCTGACCGCTCGAACTTGTTGCGGCAACAGGGAAGCGTCACCTTCGGCGGCGGGGGAAGCGGACCGGTGATCACCGTCAACCCGAACACGACCTACCAGTCCATGGTCGGGTTCGGCGCGTCGTTCACCGATGCCGCCGCGTGGAACGTCTACAACTCCCCGCGGCGCGACGAGATCATGAATGCGCTGTTCAACCCGGGCACCGGCGTGGGCTTGAGCTTCCTGCGCCAGCCCATCGGCGCCACCGACTTCTCGCGCAGCTTCTACACCTACGACGACGGCGCCGCCGACCCGAGCCTGTCGCGGTTCTCCGTCGCCCACGACAACGCCTACATCCTGCCGCTGGTCAAGCAGGCCAAGGCACTCAACCCGCGACTGTCCATCATGGCCACGCCGTGGAGCGCGCCGGCGTGGATGAAGAACAACAACAACCTCATCGGCGGCAACCTCAACGACAGCCAGATCGGCACCTACGCCGACTACCTGGTCAAGTTCACCCAAGCCTACGGCGCCGCCGGAGCACCGATCGACTACCTGAGCGTGCAGAACGAACCCAAGTTCTCCCCACCCGGCTACCCCGGCATGCCCATGTCGGCGAGCCAGCAGGTCAACGTCATCAACACCCTCGCACCCAAGCTGCGCGCGGCCGGGCAGAACGCCAAGATCCTCGGCTACGACCACAACTGGGACGACGTCGACTACCCCCAGCAGGTCAACAACGGCGCCGGGAACAACGTCGCCGGCTCGGCCTGGCACTGCTACGGCGGTGACACCCCGAACTGGCAGTCGGTCGTGCACAACGCCCAGCCGAACAAGGACATCTTCTTCACCGAGTGCTCCGGCACCTCATCCGGCGACGACGCCAGCACCTTCCGGGACACCTTGCGCTGGCACGGGACCAATCTCGCCATCGGCGCCACCCGCAACTGGGCCAAGTCCGTGGCACTCTGGAACCTGGCCCTGGACAACAACCACGGCCCGGTCATCGGCAGCTGCACCAACTGCACCGGCGTCGTGACCACCAACGGCTCGAACGTCACCTACAACGCCGAGTACTACGTCCTCGGCCACCTCAGCAAGTTCGTCCAGCCCGGCGCCGCGCGGATCGACTCCACCGGCTACGGCGACGGCGGCATCCAGAACGTCGCCTTCCGCAACCCCGACGGCACCATCGCGCTCGTCGCCTTCAACAGCGGCGGCACGCAGAACTTCCAGGTCTCCTACGGCGGCCAGTCGTTCGGCTATTCCCTGCCCGGCGGCTCGATGGCGACGTTCACCTGGCCGGGCACCGGCGGCACCACTCCCCCGCCGACCGGGCGCACCGGCGCGGTGTCGGCCCTGGGCAAGTGCCTCGACGTCACCGACGGCTCCACCGTCAACGGCAACCGGCCACAGCTGTGGGACTGCACCTCCGGTCCGAACCAGCAGTGGACCCTCGCCAGTGACGGGACCGTCCGCGGCCTCGGCAAGTGCCTCGACGTCACCGGCAGCGGCACCGCCGACGGCACGGCGGTCCAGCTGTGGGACTGCTTCGGCGGCCCGAATCAGAAGTGGTCGACCGGCGCGAACGGCGCACTGGTCAACGCCGGCACCGGCAAGTGCCTCGACGTCACCGGCGGCGGCATCACCAACGGCACCAAGGTGCAGATCTGGACCTGCACCGGCGGACCCAACCAGCGCTGGACGGTCCCCGCGTGA
- a CDS encoding radical SAM protein produces the protein MTRLAHDSPPVVTRWQKQRANLDRRRRWIANAGRGLVDPTRPILVHLVPIRRCNLACAYCNEYDKTSPPVPLDVLRKRIDEVARLGAFGIGFSGGEPMLHPQWDELVRHVRAPGMMAGLITNGYRLNPRRTSAMNDAGLDYLQISIDNVEPDDTSMKSLRVLDRRLDWLKTYATFDVNINSAVGGGIRNPDDAYTIALRAHELGFSTSVGIIHDGSGTLRPLSAAERAVYRKIRRLSRGGAALLGQAFATGSFQDNLAEGRPNDWHCRAGARYLYVDESGIVSYCSQQRGTPGVPIEKYTVDMLREHFHTPKACAPLCTVTCVHRVSEFDKWRASAPPREEGN, from the coding sequence GTGACGCGGCTGGCGCACGACTCGCCTCCGGTGGTGACGCGGTGGCAGAAGCAGCGCGCGAACCTGGACCGGCGGCGGCGCTGGATCGCCAACGCCGGCCGTGGCCTGGTCGATCCGACCCGGCCCATCCTCGTGCACCTGGTGCCCATCCGCCGCTGCAACCTGGCCTGCGCGTACTGCAACGAGTACGACAAGACCTCGCCGCCGGTCCCGCTGGACGTCCTGCGCAAGCGCATCGACGAGGTCGCGCGGCTCGGCGCCTTCGGGATCGGGTTCAGCGGCGGGGAGCCGATGCTGCACCCGCAGTGGGATGAGCTGGTCCGGCACGTGCGTGCGCCCGGGATGATGGCGGGCCTCATCACCAACGGCTACCGGCTCAACCCCCGGCGGACCTCCGCCATGAACGACGCGGGCCTCGACTACCTGCAGATCAGCATCGACAACGTAGAACCCGACGACACCTCGATGAAGTCGCTGCGCGTGCTCGACCGCCGCCTGGACTGGCTGAAGACCTACGCCACCTTCGACGTCAACATCAACTCGGCGGTGGGTGGCGGAATCAGGAATCCTGACGACGCCTACACCATCGCGCTGCGGGCACACGAACTCGGCTTCTCGACGTCGGTCGGCATCATCCACGACGGCAGCGGGACCTTGCGTCCGCTGTCGGCCGCCGAGCGTGCGGTGTACCGCAAGATCCGCCGGCTGTCCCGCGGCGGGGCTGCGCTGCTCGGACAGGCTTTCGCCACCGGCTCTTTCCAGGACAACCTGGCCGAAGGACGGCCCAACGACTGGCATTGCCGTGCGGGCGCGCGTTACCTCTACGTCGACGAGTCCGGGATCGTGAGCTACTGCTCACAGCAACGCGGGACGCCTGGCGTTCCCATCGAGAAGTACACCGTGGACATGCTGCGTGAGCACTTCCACACACCCAAAGCCTGCGCGCCGCTGTGCACGGTGACCTGTGTGCACCGAGTATCCGAGTTCGACAAGTGGCGCGCGTCCGCACCACCACGAGAGGAAGGGAACTGA
- a CDS encoding right-handed parallel beta-helix repeat-containing protein: MIKLLTALSLAGQLMHPAATTITVSTAAQLTSALSAAKAGDTIVLADGDYSGAFVATKPGTASAPITLTGSAKAVLHDPLFNPGDTDCPSGQTGYGLWLQGASYWNLKGFTVKDSKKGIVLDGASHVTIDGVTVHDIGYEGVHFRKSSAYGVIKNSAVYNTGKEQPGYGEGIYLGSANSNWECYGTGGGTAPDASNYVQVLDNKIGPGVAAEGIDIKEGTHDGIISGNTLDGTGERNQNSGDSTIDVKGDGYRITGNKVTNPYLDGFQTHNVWAKTGCGNTFTGNNFTLTNSQGYGINSTNQSSCISQKSPNVIGASNTATGGKGVSKTPVTPGS; this comes from the coding sequence ATGATCAAGCTCCTCACGGCGCTGTCCCTGGCCGGGCAGCTCATGCACCCCGCGGCCACCACGATCACCGTCTCGACGGCCGCGCAGCTCACCTCGGCGCTGTCCGCGGCGAAGGCGGGTGACACGATCGTGCTGGCCGACGGCGACTACAGCGGCGCGTTCGTGGCGACCAAGCCCGGCACCGCGTCCGCGCCGATCACCCTCACCGGCAGCGCGAAGGCCGTCCTGCACGACCCGCTGTTCAACCCCGGCGACACCGACTGCCCCTCCGGGCAAACCGGCTACGGCCTGTGGCTGCAGGGCGCGAGCTACTGGAACCTCAAGGGCTTCACCGTCAAGGACTCGAAGAAGGGCATCGTCCTCGACGGCGCCTCCCACGTCACCATCGACGGCGTCACCGTCCACGACATCGGCTACGAAGGCGTGCACTTCCGCAAGAGCAGCGCCTACGGCGTCATCAAGAACTCGGCGGTCTACAACACCGGCAAAGAGCAGCCCGGCTACGGCGAAGGCATCTACCTCGGCTCGGCCAACAGCAACTGGGAATGCTACGGAACCGGCGGCGGCACCGCGCCCGACGCGAGCAACTACGTCCAGGTCCTGGACAACAAGATCGGCCCCGGCGTCGCGGCCGAAGGCATCGACATCAAGGAAGGCACCCACGACGGCATCATCTCGGGCAACACCCTCGACGGAACGGGCGAGAGGAACCAGAACTCGGGCGACTCCACCATCGACGTCAAGGGTGACGGCTACCGGATCACCGGCAACAAGGTGACCAACCCCTACCTCGACGGCTTCCAGACACACAACGTCTGGGCCAAAACCGGCTGTGGCAACACCTTCACGGGCAACAACTTCACCCTGACCAATTCACAGGGATACGGCATCAACTCGACCAACCAGAGCAGCTGTATCTCCCAGAAGTCCCCGAACGTGATCGGCGCGTCCAACACCGCCACCGGCGGCAAGGGAGTGTCGAAAACACCGGTGACCCCGGGCAGCTGA
- a CDS encoding transporter, with product MTSTLVSTPTPVDHPHTAGPRPARLPLNTLAIGFGLAGLAEAWTAASTALTLPRIVPQAFWALAAIAWVSLLTAHLVRGARSGERLTAQLRHPAQGPIAALAPVTAMLLAADLFTWSPSGGRALFLLALAAAAILAAWLFASWFEGRLELESLHPGYLLPTVAPGLVGADVAHAVGYHGLAWALFGVGTFFAVVLTAMVLLRLTFRSALPEALVPTTAILLAPPAVAGIAWFSLHGHVADPVAQAIAGLGVLLVLVQAAMVPRYRRLRFTVGFWSFTFPLAAAVALTEEWLEVVRPAGWVPVTGALLAFVTIFIGAVAARSLQKA from the coding sequence ATGACCAGCACACTCGTTTCCACGCCTACGCCTGTCGACCACCCCCATACCGCCGGACCGCGCCCGGCCCGGCTCCCGCTCAACACCTTGGCGATCGGCTTCGGTCTCGCCGGTCTCGCCGAGGCGTGGACCGCAGCAAGTACGGCCCTCACCTTGCCCCGGATCGTGCCCCAGGCGTTCTGGGCCCTGGCGGCGATCGCCTGGGTGTCGCTGCTCACCGCGCACCTCGTCCGCGGCGCGCGCAGCGGTGAGCGGCTGACCGCGCAGCTACGGCACCCCGCGCAAGGTCCCATCGCCGCGTTGGCCCCGGTCACCGCGATGCTGCTCGCCGCGGATCTCTTCACGTGGTCACCCAGCGGCGGACGTGCGTTGTTCCTGCTCGCCTTGGCCGCCGCCGCGATCCTCGCCGCCTGGCTGTTCGCTTCGTGGTTCGAAGGGCGGCTCGAACTCGAGTCCCTGCACCCGGGTTACCTGCTGCCGACGGTGGCGCCGGGGCTGGTCGGCGCCGATGTGGCGCACGCTGTGGGCTACCACGGTCTGGCGTGGGCGCTGTTCGGCGTCGGCACGTTCTTCGCCGTCGTCCTCACGGCGATGGTCCTCCTGCGCCTGACCTTCCGCTCCGCGTTGCCGGAAGCGCTGGTTCCCACCACGGCGATTCTCCTGGCCCCACCCGCGGTCGCCGGAATCGCCTGGTTTTCGCTCCACGGGCATGTCGCCGACCCCGTCGCTCAGGCGATCGCCGGCCTCGGCGTCCTGCTGGTGCTGGTGCAAGCCGCGATGGTGCCGCGTTACCGCAGGTTGCGTTTCACCGTGGGCTTCTGGTCGTTCACTTTCCCACTGGCCGCCGCGGTGGCGTTGACCGAAGAGTGGCTCGAAGTGGTCCGCCCGGCCGGGTGGGTACCGGTCACCGGTGCACTGCTGGCGTTCGTCACGATCTTCATCGGCGCCGTCGCCGCTCGCTCCTTGCAGAAAGCTTGA